Proteins from one Anastrepha obliqua isolate idAnaObli1 chromosome 2, idAnaObli1_1.0, whole genome shotgun sequence genomic window:
- the LOC129238494 gene encoding uncharacterized protein LOC129238494: protein MYKFVFVVIVALAAFQVQQNEAFIILSKSINAVPAAAASSVAAPAIDANALLQGVTSAVTAKLQAVNQVVGNLVQAKANFKQSLLSALPKPAYVTKTIRIPILVKTWGTTTAAATPEPAATTTVQSAGYAYRHRHR, encoded by the exons ATGTACAAATTCGTTTTCGTGGTCATCGTGGCTTTGGCAGCGTTTCAAGTCCAGCAGAATGAGGCGTTTATTATTTTGTCcaaaa GCATTAATGCTGTCCCGGCCGCTGCTGCCAGCTCAGTCGCCGCACCGGCTATTGATGCAAATGCCCTTCTCCAGGGTGTAACCAGTGCGGTGACAGCAAAACTTCAGGCCGTTAACCAGGTGGTTGGCAATTTGGTGCAGGCGAAGGCCAACTTCAAGCAGAGTTTACTTAGCGCCCTCCCCAAACCGGCTTACGTCACTAAAACTATTCGCATACCAATTTTGGTGAAAACTTGGGGTACCACTACAGCAGCAGCTACTCCGGAGCCCGCAGCAACTACGACTGTCCAATCGGCCGGTTATGCGTATAGACACAGACACCGATAG